The following nucleotide sequence is from Pleurodeles waltl isolate 20211129_DDA chromosome 8, aPleWal1.hap1.20221129, whole genome shotgun sequence.
CACCTGACAATGAACACCTCCTTCCGCTCTGCCCAACtgacaacactaagggcctgatttagatgttggcagtactGGTCCTGCCGTCGCTTTTCCATCGGATTTCTCACCCACCGTCTTGGTGGTCCGCTCGCTGTATTTAGATGTCGGCGGCTCAACCGCAATACATTTAAATACGGTGGTCGGGACTCCGTTGGCTTGATGGAGTACTTTGAaaccaccgccacggcggtactcccatcaagatctgaatcaggccctcagtcaaatATCACGGAAAGGTAGAAAAACAAAAATTGATTAATATGCacacatttattggctgtgggaaTATGTCAGGCAAATTATTGTTCGACATCTAAATTCGGAGTTTTCcgagctctaaatcaggctctaagggccagatgtatcaaaggattttgcattcgcaaacggtgcgaatcgcaaaattccaccatttgcgaatgcaaaatcgcatttcatgatttatgaaaggaattctcattgcaattttaaggaattgcacaaatagcggttccttaaaattgcgactccatttagggaatcgcaaattgcaattctctaaataggaaatcgcaattagggaattcctatttgcgatttccaaaacaCATGATTcatgcaattcctaaatgcgaattgggcatttaggaaatgcaattaccaccaaatccaatttgatggtaactatgtgcaattttaaaaaatgcattacaaatgcatttttaaaaatgacatgtagcgcacacatgccccttgggcattgGTGCGCTTCACatgtcacaaatattttttgggggtgcatcagacggtgccttaggcccccagcaccctggggtttgcattacctaatttgcgaattcgtaaaaggcccatagggatgaatggagttccattccctaattgcgattctgtaacagcgattgtgacttttaagaaatcgctatcaccgtattgcaattttcatacatcccattttgcagttcttaaaaatcactatttaggaaatgcaaaccgggagcttgatacatctggccccatatgatgCAATTTATTGAATATTAAATTATGTAATCAAATTTTGCTTGCCTTATCTACAtgcataatgtaaaaaaaaaaacatgtaccctATTTTCATTTGCGTTTGTGCAtaagcatagacatcaatgtgtTCCAATTTTGCAGACTTACACATAAGGCATAATGGAAAAGTTGTACGCTGTCATGAACCCCTCCTTCTGTTCTGCCaaaacaccctgaaagaagctgcAGCTTAAAATGATTAACAGGATCTGAACTTTATCTAATCTAGGAAgaactgaagagtcacttgttTAAGTAATGTTGTCGGCCACAACCAGGCATTGTAGGCAGCGCTAGTTTTAGAGAGATGGATGGATGTCATGGCGATTGACAAACTTTCAGATTAGAAGGATCAAAAAATGCTTGAACCAACCTCAAGAGGGCTGGGGGGAGGTGGTAAAGATAGCTTCACGAACAGCAAGGTAAGACAGGAGCTGGCACTTCAGCTGATCCAATGAGAACAGCAAAGCACTGAGAAAAGTGTGAGTGCTGTTACCGCTGTTATAAACTTGCCGAAGAGTTACCTTTGTTATATATGTTCTGAAACTGAAGAAACAGCAGCACATCCTGATCCATCTCTGTTTACACAATCTATTCCTGTTTAAATGAAATCTTGACGTGTGCATCAACCTAAAGCTTTAACTGTAGCATGTGGGTGCTCTGGGAGCGTCCTTTCTTTACTAAGTTACTCTGTGAACCCCAGTAAATCACCTCCTTTTTGGAAATAAATAAGATGTGACGTGTTCGACAGGACTTTTAGTTAAATATCTATGTATGGTGGAATACCCCTTGATAGGTTTCAAAGATGGGAAAGAAGAGATGCCTCTTGTTAAATATTGTGTACTCACATTCCATCCCGTTTCCATCTCGTAATTATAAATCTCTTTACATCCAACAGGGAACAGAACTTGAATGCTCAAGATTATTATGCATATTGAAGATGCAAATCTGCaaaagaacatttagaaataaCGAGCATCAGTATTCAGGAAAACATAAGTGCAGTCAGAGACAGAGGAACCAGCACATAAACTGACAGATCCTGGAAGAAGCAGTCAAGAGCAATTCAGTGGATCTAAGAGTCTGAGCCGTGCACCGCCACGCCACAAGACTAAGAAATGACCTCTGGAAAATTAAGGCAACAACACTGACAAACCACCTACTGTGTAAACAAGTGTCCATACCAGCTTTGATCATGGGATTTGTATGACGTGGTAACAGCGGTGCTTTGCTTTCTAAAATGATGACAGATTGCCATTCAGTGCTCTAGGTGTATTGTAAACTCTTTCTGGCCAAACCACAGCAACCAGAGAAAAGCACAACGGAGTGGAGCCAGACAACTGAATTATAAAAGAAAGAGGGGGTCTGCTGTCTACAATACAGAGTGATGTCCCAATTTGCACTGACCAGAAGAAGGTTGAATGTTTACCCGTAAGCATGGAAAACCATTATCCAATTTAAAGACACAATATCCCATACCAGAGACTTACACATTTTATAAATATGACAGGTATTTAGGGACCATTGTATATTGTTGTGAAGTGAAACATCAAACatcaaaaataccacacatgcatacaggtaaTGTGAAAACAACACATGCACTTTAACAGCCATGTTGGCCCTTCAGGAAACACAGTCATGGGATgtagacaaatatacacaagacccCAAGACACTAACCGAGAGAGAAAAATCATACACATGCAGCGAGCGCTTCAGTTTGTCATTAGAGCTAAAGCACACAGGAGAAAAACAGTTCAGttgcactgaatgtgtgaagagctttagtcagctGTCACACCtacaaagacatcagcaaacacacacaaaagaaaaaaaattcaaatgcagtgaatgtgtgaagagctttagtttcTCATCACAACTAAAATACCATCAGCGAACAcatacaggggaaaaaccattcaagtgcagtgaatgtgtgaagagctttagtctgtCACAAAACCTACGAagccatcagcgaacacacacaggggaaaaaccattcaagtgcagtgaatgtgtgaagagctttagtctgtCACAAAACCTACGAagccatcagcgaacacacacaggggaaaaaccattcaaatgCAGTGAATGTGCGAAAAGATTTAGTCAATCATCACACCTACAaacacatcagcgaacacacaccggGGAAAAACCATTCAGGAGCAGTGCATGTGTTAAGAGCTTTAGTTTATCATCACAACTAAAAAGCCACATGGAAACACACTTGAGAGGAAACcctttcaagtgcagtgaatgtgaaaagagctttagtcaattacaaaacctaaaaacacatcagcgaacacacactggagaaaaaccataccattgcagcaaATGCACAAGTAGTTTTAGTCATTCCTCAACATTAAAGAATCATCAGAgaatacacacaggggaaaaaccattcaagtgcagtgaatgtgttaaGAGCTTTAGTCAGCTGTCACACCTACAAACGCATCaggaaacacacacaggggaaaaaccattcacgtgtagtgaatgtgtgaagagcttttgtTTCTCATTCCACCTAAAAATCCATATGAAAACACACTTcagggaaaagccattcaagtgcagtgaatgcgaAAAGAGCTTTAGTCATTTACAAAACCTAAAAACACATCAGAGAACACACaccggggaaaaaccataccattgcagcaaATGTACAAGTAGTTTTAGACAATCCTCAGCATTAAAGACACATCAGAGAACACACACCGGGGAAAATCCATTCAGGTGCAGTGAATGTGTTAAGAGCTTTAGTCATTTACAAAACCTAAAaacacatcagcgaacacacactggggaaaaaccataccattgcagcaaATGCACACGTAGTTTTAGTCAATCCTCAACATTAAAGACACATCAGAGAATTCACACAAGAGAACACTATTAGAAAGTAGCAAATGTGTGAAGAGTTGTAGTCAATTATCAGGCCTACAAAGTCATCAACAAACATACATAACGAACAAACGACAGCATTGCTTTGAAAGAGGAAGGAGTTTGACAGAATCATTGCAGATTCACCGgttaacacacacaggagaaaaaataTTCAAATACACTGAATGTGGAAATAACTTCAGTCAGTCATAAAACCTACAAAGCAGTTAACAAACACACCCAAGGCAAAaagcattcaactgcagtaaatgtTGGAAGGTCTTTTGCTGATTATAAAGCCTACAAAGATATCAGCGAACATGCACCATCACTAAACAAGTATTAAAATATAGAGATGCAGCACATTTTGCAAGAATTTTAGTACAGCAGCAAAAATACCGACCGATCTGTGGACATCACAGGAGCCAAAAAAGTGCAGTTACTGTAAAATTACTTAAATTGATAAGATTACAAATATGTGGGACATTCAAataccagattaaaaaaaacagatgataaaAGACCCGACTAGTAGGAAAGAAGAAAAGCACAGATATTTGTAGAATTATAAAAGTGTCTGGTCCCAGTGACTGCTCATTTGTCTACACATAACAGGAAGAAACATGAAATACCAGGAAAAAGTTGTGAGTTTAGCACTTAAAGGGgaataaaagaaatgaaacattCTGAGAAATAGAGGCATACAGAAAAACATTGAAGCACACCTGTTCATGCTAACTGTAAAATCTACACTATGAACAATTGTGGGACCAAGAAGAAAAGATTATCTATAGTCCGGGTACATTGTAGGTATCCTAACTGAAGTCATAAACCTAGAATAATTCCCAGCTGCATGTCTGGATCCTGAAAcagctttttctacatatatgtaatgccaaccccacactgcgtacAGCCTTTGGAAATGTGTGGCGCATGGTCAGGCCCTGCATCCTTCCCCCCTCTGCGCACAACCCAAGTCCAAATTCCCACAGGCGCAGATGGCTGAATATaaggggtgtcattttaaataacaCAGAGCCACTGACTTTGTCTGTGGGTCAGGACATCAAAATAGTGCTCCTATAAGATTTATGAAGGGATCAGAGTATCAACATACATAAAACACATGTAGTATGTAGTGTCTTTGTCATAAAATGGCCAATAATTATAATGAAATAATTGTTATGAAATGTAGATTTAATTAATTCACACGCTTCAATGTTTAATAAAATTGCTTGtcattaaaaatgcaataaagctTTATTAAAAAACATGTACAAGTCACTGAgttgttttattaacatttttcaaGATACAAAATGTAGCCATAGAACCATCCACAATGGGCTTTCTTGCTACTACAAACATCCTCCCCTCCTTCGGGGTGGGCCAGGGGCGGCGCAAAACATTATTTAGGAGAGGAGGTGTATGGCCCATCCCCTTGAGCCGATATGAATAGAAAGGGCCCGGGGGCGTACGGCTCCCTCTCCCAGCCTCAACAGACCCTGGGGACGCCATCCCCCGGGCCAAACTCCAATACAAAGAGGAGCGGCACATGGCCCCTTGCCCCGATTCTTAATAGACCCTGGGGTCCACATCCCCTAGGACCATCATTATTGTAAAGGCCATGGGGATCCAATGCCAGGTGCCCTCTCAATTATTATGTCCCAGGTAGGCCTCATCTggaacacagtagtttccctgcccgcaaGAACATGGGCAGGGAAGGCATGTCTCCTCTCAATCGGTGGGAACTTTAAAAATGCTTCTTGCTCCTGCCGGGTGGGAGAAGACTTTCGTTTCCCTGCCCGCGCTCTTGTGGGCAGGGAATCTCACATTGCTCCCACCATGTGGAAGCACTCAAAAATAGATGCTTCTGCCGAGTGGGAGCAATGCTGCACCTGCAGGACCCAAGGTGGGTGCATGCGGTGAGCCAGCAGGGGCCCCTCAGGCTCCCCCTGTGGGCCCCAGTGTAATCACATTTAAGGCCCCAGGGAATGGTGTCCCCAGAACCAGTAATGGGTCAGAGAGAGTGTCCACAGGCCCCTTACCCTTATATGCCGCTGGGATGAGATCCCCAAAGCCCCTTGTGGATTGGGGACTGAGCCTGCGCGGCCCCTCCTCTTTCGAAATATGTTTTGGCCCAATGGTATTGGGTCACTGTGGCCACTTTTGGCTCACTGTGGGGCGGCCATGCACCCCGTTTCCTTaaaatggccctggggaatgggtctTTTAGTGGCTCACTGAGGAGGGTCGCGCACCCTCCTCcccttaataaaaaaagaaaagaatctgAAGAATTTGCCCAAACTGCAGGTTGACTTAGGCTGCGTGATGGAAACTGGAGTACTGCAAAGAAgagttttttcagtgcatttacaGAATAGCAACACGCAGTAAAGCCCCTGTTCATGCTTTGCCATCAGGTTTACTAAATGTATCTCCTTCTAACTAGATGACAGAGTAGACTGATATGGGGGTTGTTTTGATTGAGCAACtaaaaaaatagattacattcaGAGACTGATCCTggccaaattaaaaaaacatcatCTATGTAATGTTTCCAAGTTATGTTGGCACAAAATCTGTTGTTGTCATTCAGGAGAAAgcttttttcaaaatcatacatataaagtATGGCCAGATTTGGTACAAAAGAAGGGCCCAAGGAAACTCTCTTGACTTTCAGAAAGTATTTATCAAAGAATTTAAAGAGTATTTTTTTTTGCATCGCAATGCTTAGTAGTTCAATAATAAATTCTTTGGCATCCGACATCAGGGCAGGACGGGTATCAAGATTTTTTATTATATCTAACGCCTTTTGTTTAGCAATGTTCGTATATAGAGACtagggccttcattatgacttcagcggtcttttacaCAGTCCGCCGAAgtcgcgggcgccagaagaccgccagtgctggtggtgttctgaccaccatattacgagttctgaAGGATTTCCAAGGTAACCGCcaagccaaaaggactccgcccaccgtattacgagcagtaatacggcgagcggtgtcctgatggcggtgcgctgccggcagtggaagcgcttGGTCCCGTTCCCTGGCGCACGACCTCCTCGTCGGACAAGGCaagttgatcgtccaacaggggagggggtgagatggtggggggtgttgtgtgtacatgtgtgactgagtgtatgtctgggtgtgtgaatgtaagtgtgtatgcatgtttgaatgtgtgtgtgtatgcatgttttaatgcatgtgtgaatgcgtgtgtgattgtagaaatgagtgcgtgttggaatgtctgtgaatgcgtgtctgttgtgcgagtgaatgagtgtatgtatgcaaactggtgaatgtgggtatgcggggtgtgtgtgagtgtgtgtgcgtgcatgcagggagggtggtgttacggaaggggggtgggggacagTGGTGCTGTTattgaaggtagggtgggggggcattgtaattgcaggggggggttgggggagttgtctgccggtgacaggaaattcctttcctgtcgccGGTAGCCTTTCCGTCAGGGTTTTCTTGGAGGTGCTACTGCtgtggaaaccctggcagaaagccgactcattataccgctggcggtcttcagtggacagccggccCGGAGTCGCTGTCCTCTGGTCCGGCtatccaaccgccctggcggtaccagtgaagatgtggcggtttggcagaggctaaactgccacactcgtaatgtggcggtcttgacCGCCGGCCCACCGGCGGCAAgaccgccaccgcggccctggcagtctttggactgccagggtcttaatgagggcctagatgt
It contains:
- the LOC138249682 gene encoding zinc finger protein 271-like, translated to MLALQETQSWDVDKYTQDPKTLTEREKSYTCSERFSLSLELKHTGEKQFSCTECVKSFSQLSHLQRHQQTHTKEKKFKCSECVKSFSFSSQLKYHQRTHTGEKPFKCSECVKSFSLSQNLRSHQRTHTGEKPFKCSECVKSFSLSQNLRSHQRTHTGEKPFKCSECAKRFSQSSHLQTHQRTHTGEKPFRSSACVKSFSLSSQLKSHMETHLRGNPFKCSECEKSFSQLQNLKTHQRTHTGEKPYHCSKCTSSFSHSSTLKNHQRIHTGEKPFKCSECVKSFSQLSHLQTHQETHTGEKPFTCSECVKSFCFSFHLKIHMKTHFREKPFKCSECEKSFSHLQNLKTHQRTHTGEKPYHCSKCTSSFRQSSALKTHQRTHTGENPFRCSECVKSFSHLQNLKTHQRTHTGEKPYHCSKCTRSFSQSSTLKTHQRIHTREHY